From Anomalospiza imberbis isolate Cuckoo-Finch-1a 21T00152 chromosome 6, ASM3175350v1, whole genome shotgun sequence, one genomic window encodes:
- the CFL2 gene encoding cofilin-2 isoform X2 produces MKVRKSSTPEEIKKRKKAVLFCLSDDKKQIIVEEAKQILVGDIGDTVEDPYTAFVKLLPLNDCRYALYDATYETKESKKEDLVFIFWAPESAPLKSKMIYASSKDAIKKKFTGIKHEWQVNGLDDIKDRSTLGEKLGGNVVVSLEGKPL; encoded by the exons ATGAAAGTAAGGAAATCTTCAACCCcagaagagattaaaaaaagaaagaaagctgTTCTCTTCTGCTTAAGTGATGacaaaaaacaaataattgTAGAGGAGGCAAAGCAGATATTGGTTGGTGACATTGGTGATACCGTGGAGGACCCCTATACAGCCTTTGTGAAGTTGCTACCTTTGAATGATTGCCGATACGCTTTGTATGATGCCACATACGAGACAAAGGAGTCTAAGAAAGAAGATCTGGTATTTATATTCTG ggcTCCTGAAAGTGCACCTTTAAAAAGCAAGATGATCTACGCAAGCTCTAAAGAtgccattaaaaagaaatttacag GTATTAAACATGAGTGGCAAGTAAATGGTTTGGATGATATTAAGGACCGTTCAACACTTGGAGAGAAATTGGGAGGCAACGTGGTAGTTTCACTTGAAGGAAAACCCTTATAA
- the CFL2 gene encoding cofilin-2 isoform X1, with amino-acid sequence MASGVTVNDEVIKVFNDMKVRKSSTPEEIKKRKKAVLFCLSDDKKQIIVEEAKQILVGDIGDTVEDPYTAFVKLLPLNDCRYALYDATYETKESKKEDLVFIFWAPESAPLKSKMIYASSKDAIKKKFTGIKHEWQVNGLDDIKDRSTLGEKLGGNVVVSLEGKPL; translated from the exons ATG GCTTCTGGAGTAACAGTGAATGATGAAGTCATAAAGGTTTTTAATGACATGAAAGTAAGGAAATCTTCAACCCcagaagagattaaaaaaagaaagaaagctgTTCTCTTCTGCTTAAGTGATGacaaaaaacaaataattgTAGAGGAGGCAAAGCAGATATTGGTTGGTGACATTGGTGATACCGTGGAGGACCCCTATACAGCCTTTGTGAAGTTGCTACCTTTGAATGATTGCCGATACGCTTTGTATGATGCCACATACGAGACAAAGGAGTCTAAGAAAGAAGATCTGGTATTTATATTCTG ggcTCCTGAAAGTGCACCTTTAAAAAGCAAGATGATCTACGCAAGCTCTAAAGAtgccattaaaaagaaatttacag GTATTAAACATGAGTGGCAAGTAAATGGTTTGGATGATATTAAGGACCGTTCAACACTTGGAGAGAAATTGGGAGGCAACGTGGTAGTTTCACTTGAAGGAAAACCCTTATAA